From Dehalococcoidia bacterium, a single genomic window includes:
- a CDS encoding glutaredoxin family protein, which produces MTEGPRTILYTTPNCSGCDRARERLIAAGEEFEERSVMAKQEWFDEVLKYSISVPVIVRGDKVEVPRGGCPIY; this is translated from the coding sequence GTGACGGAAGGGCCCAGGACTATCCTCTACACGACGCCGAACTGCAGCGGCTGCGACCGGGCGCGTGAGCGCCTCATCGCCGCCGGGGAGGAGTTCGAGGAACGCAGCGTCATGGCGAAGCAGGAGTGGTTCGACGAGGTGCTGAAGTACTCGATTTCGGTGCCGGTGATAGTGCGCGGCGACAAGGTGGAAGTGCCGCGGGGCGGCTGCCCGATCTACTGA